From the Scophthalmus maximus strain ysfricsl-2021 chromosome 11, ASM2237912v1, whole genome shotgun sequence genome, one window contains:
- the LOC118299485 gene encoding clathrin heavy chain 1 isoform X2, protein MAQILPIRFQEHLQLQNLGINPANIGFSTLTMESDKFICIREKVGEQAQVVIIDMADPNNPIRRPISADSAIMNPASKVIALKAAKTLQIFNIEMKSKMKAHTMTDDVTFWKWISLNTVALVTDNAVYHWSMEGDSQPIKVFDRHSSLAGCQIINYRTDAKQKWLLLIGISAQQNRVVGAMQLYSVDRKVSQPIEGHAAGFAQFKMEGNTEESTLFCFAVRGQAGGKLHIIEVGTPPTGNQPFPKKAVDVFFPPEAQNDFPVAMQISSKQDVVFLITKYGYIHLYDLETGTCIYMNRISGETIFVTAPHEPTAGIIGVNRKGQVLSVCVEEENIIPYITNVLQNPDLALRMAVRNNLAGAEELFARKFNTLFAAGNYSEAAKVAANAPKGILRTPDTIRRFQSVPAQPGQTSPLLQYFGILLDQGQLNKFESLELCRPVLQQGRKQLLEKWLKEDKLECSEELGDLVKSVDPTLALSVYLRANVPNKVIQCFAETGQFQKIVLYAKKVGYTPDWIFLLRNVMRISPEQGLQFSQMLVQDEEPLADITQIVDVFMEYNLIQQCTSFLLDALKNNRPMEGPLQTRLLEMNLVHAPQVADAILGNQMFTHYDRAHVAQLCEKAGLLQRALEHYTDLYDIKRAVVHTHLLNPEWLVNFFGSLSVEDSLECLRAMLSANIRQNLQICVQVASKYHEQLSTQSLTELFESFKSFEGLFYFLGSIVNFSQDPEVHFKYIQAACKTGQIKEVERICRESNCYDPERVKNFLKEAKLTDQLPLIIVCDRFDFVHDLVLYLYRNSLQKYIEIYVQKVNPSRLPVVIGGLLDVDCAEDVIKNLIMVVRGQFSTDELVAEVEKRNRLKLLLPWLEARIHEGCEEPATHNALAKIYIDSNNNPERFLRENPFYDSRVVGKYCEKRDPHLACVAYERGQCDQELIHVCNENSLFKSLSRYLVRRKDPELWASVLLETNNYRRPLIDQVVQTALSETQDPEEVSVTVKAFMTADLPNELIELLEKIVLDNSVFSEHRNLQNLLILTAIKADRTRVMEYINRLDNYDAPDIANIAISNELFEEAFAIFRKFDVNTSAVQVLIEHIGNLDRAYEFAERCNEPPVWSQLAKAQLQKGLVKEAIDSYIKADDPSAYMEVGQAAAQSGNWEDLVKFLQMARKKARESYVETELIFALAKTNRLAELEEFINGPNNAHIQQVGDRCYDDKMYDAAKLLYNNVSNFGRLASTLVHLGEYQAAVDGARKANSTRTWKEVCFACVEGKEFRLAQMCGLHIVVHADELEELINYYQDRGYFEELITMLEAALGLERAHMGMFTELAILYSKFKPQKMREHLELFWSRVNIPKVLRAAEQAHLWGELVFLYDKYEEYDNAIITMMSHPANAWKEGQFKDIVTKVANVELYYKAVQFYLEFKPLLLNDLLIVLSPRLDHTRAVNFFSKVKQLPLVKPYLRSVQNHNNKSVNEALNNLFIIEEDYAALRASIDAYDNFDNISLAQGLEKHELIEFRRIAAYLFKGNNRWKQSVELCKKDKLYKDAMQYASESKDIELAEELLAWFLMEDKKECFAACLFTCYDLLRPDVVLETAWRHNIMDFSMPYFIQVMREYLSKVEAIKEKVDKLEASESLRKQEEQATESQPIVYGTPQLMLTSGTNVAVPPQQPYGYGYTAAPGYTQPPQPNFGYGM, encoded by the exons CTGCAAAGACGCTGCAGATCTTCAACATCGAGATGAAGAGCAAGATGAAGGCTCACACCATGACGGATGACGTGACCTTCTGGAAGTGGATCTCGCTCAACACGGTGGCGCTGGTCACGGACAACGCCGTCTACCACTGGAGCATGGAGGGCGACTCCCAGCCGATCAAAGTGTTCGACCGACACTCCAGCCTGGCGGGCTGCCAGATCATCAACTATCGCACCGACGCCAAACAGAAGTGGCTGCTGCTCATCGGCATTTCGGCACAG caaAACCGTGTGGTCGGAGCCATGCAGCTGTACTCGGTGGACAGGAAGGTGTCCCAGCCCATCGAGGGCCACGCCGCCGGCTTCGCCCAGTTCAAGATGGAGGGCAACACCGAGGAGTCGACTCTGTTCTGCTTTGCTGTGCGAGGACAGGCGGGAGGAAAA CTGCATATCATTGAAGTGGGAACTCCGCCCACTGGGAACCAGCCATTTCCAAAGAAAGCTGTGGATGTTTTCTTCCCTCCAGAAGCCCAGAATGATTTTCCTGTTGCCATGCAG ATCAGCTCAAAGCAGGACGTCGTCTTTCTCATCACCAAGTACGGCTACATCCACCTGTACGACCTGGAGACCGGCACCTGCATCTACATGAACAGGATCAGCGGGGAGACCATCTTCGTCACCGCCCCCCACGAGCCAACAGCCGGCATCATCGGAGTCAACAGAAAAGGACAG GTGTTGTCGGTGtgcgtggaggaggagaacatcaTTCCCTACATCACCAACGTGCTCCAGAACCCAGACTTGGCTCTGCGCATGGCCGTCCGCAACAACCTGGCCGGCGCAGAGGAGCTGTTCGCCCGCAAGTTCAACACGCTCTTCGCTGCGGGGAATTACTCTGAAGCCGCCAAGGTGGCGGCCAACGCTCCCAAG GGTATCCTGCGGACCCCGGACACCATCCGTCGGTTCCAGAGCGTTCCGGCTCAGCCGGGCCAGACGTCTCCCCTGCTCCAGTACTTTGGCATCCTGCTGGACCAGGGCCAGCTCAACAAGTTTGAGTCTCTGGAGCTGTGCAGGCCCGTCCTGCAGCAGGGCCGCaagcagctgctggagaagtGGCTGAAAGAAGACAAG CTCGAGTGCTCCGAGGAGCTCGGCGACTTGGTGAAGTCCGTCGATCCCACTCTCGCCCTCAGCGTCTACCTCCGAGCCAACGTCCCCAACAAGGTTATCCAGTGCTTCGCGGAGACCGGTCAATTCCAGAAGATTGTCCTCTACGCCAAGAAG gTGGGCTACACTCCAGACTGGATCTTCCTGCTCAGGAACGTGATGCGGATCAGCCCGGAGCAGGGACTCCAGTTCTCTCAGATGCTGGTTCAGGACGAAGAGCCACTCGCTGACAtcacacag ATTGTTGACGTGTTCATGGAGTACAACCTGATCCAGCAGTGCACATCCTTCCTGCTTGACGCCCTGAAGAACAACAGACCCATGGAGGGGCCACTGCAGACACGCCTGCTGGAAATGAACCTGGTCCACGCACCACAG GTTGCAGATGCCATCCTGGGCAACCAGATGTTCACCCACTATGACCGTGCACATGTGGCCCAGCTGTGTGAGAAGGCCGGTCTCCTGCAGAGGGCGCTGGAACACTACACCGACCTGTACGACATCAAGCGCGCTGTGGTGCACACGCACCTGCTCAACCCAGAG tggTTGGTGAACTTCTTTGGCTCCTTGTCGGTGGAGGACTCTCTGGAGTGTCTGAGGGCCATGCTGTCGGCCAACATTCGCCAGAACCTACAGATCTGCGTGCAAGTGGCCTCCAAGTACCACGAGCAGCTCAGCACTCAGTCGCTCACGGAACTCTTTGAGTCGTTCAAAAGTTTTGAGG gttTGTTCTACTTCCTGGGTTCCATTGTGAACTTCAGCCAGGATCCAGAGGTCCACTTCAAATACATCCAGGCCGCCTGCAAGACTGGCCAGATcaaagaggtggagagaatCTGCCGAGAGAGCAACTGTTACGACCCCGAGCGCGTGAAGAACTTCCTCAAG GAAGCCAAGCTGACCGACCAGCTGCCTCTGATCATCGTGTGCGATCGCTTTGACTTTGTCCACGACCTAGTGCTGTACCTGTACCGCAACAGCCTGCAGAAGTACATCGAGATATACGTGCAGAAG GTGAACCCGAGCCGTCTGCCCGTCGTCATTGGAGGGTTGCTGGATGTCGACTGTGCCGAGGACGTGATTAAGAACCTGATCATGGTGGTGAGAGGACAGTTCTCCACGGATGAACTGGTTGCTGAAGTGGAGAAAAGAAATCG actgaagctgctgctgccgtggtTGGAGGCTCGCATTCACGAAGGTTGCGAGGAGCCCGCCACCCACAACGCTCTGGCCAAGATCTACAtcgacagcaacaacaacccgGAGCGCTTCCTGCGGGAGAACCCCTTCTACGACAGCCGCGTGGTGGGGAAGTACTGCGAGAAGAGGGACCCCCACCTGGCCTGCGTGGCCTACGAGCGAGGACAGTGTGACCAGGAGCTGATCCAC GTCTGCAATGAGAACTCGCTGTTCAAGAGTCTGTCCCGCTACCTTGTTCGCCGCAAGGACCCCGAGTTGTGGGCCAGTGTGCTGCTGGAGACCAACAACTACAGGAGACCCCTCATCGACCAG GTCGTCCAGACGGCCTTGTCCGAGACCCAGGATCCAGAGGAGGTGTCCGTCACCGTCAAGGCTTTCATGACCGCCGACCTTCCCAACGAGCTCAtcgagctgctggagaagattGTCCTGGACAACTCTGTCTTCAGCGAGCACAG AAACCTCCAGAACTTGCTCATCCTGACGGCCATTAAAGCCGATCGGACGCGTGTCATGGAGTACATCAACCGCCTGGACAACTACGACGCGCCCGACATCGCCAACATCGCCATCAGCAACGAGTTGTTCGAAGAGGCCTTCGCTATTTTCAGAAAATTTGACGTGAACACCTCAGCCGTGCAG GTCTTGATCGAGCACATCGGGAACCTGGACAGAGCTTACGAGTTCGCCGAGCGCTGCAACGAGCCTCCGGTGTGGAGTCAGCTGGCGAAGGCCCAGCTTCAGAAGGGTCTCGTGAAGGAAGCCATCGACTCCTACATCAAGGCCGACGACCCGTCTGCTTACATGGAAGTGGGACAGGCCGCGGCCCAGAGCG gAAACTGGGAGGACCTGGTGAAGTTTCTGCAGATGGCCCGTAAGAAGGCCCGCGAGTCGTACGTGGAGACGGAGTTGATCTTCGCCCTGGCCAAGACCAACCGCCTAGCCGAGCTGGAGGAGTTCATCAACGGACCCAACAACGCTCACATCCAGCAA GTGGGTGACCGGTGCTATGACGACAAGATGTACGACGCGGCCAAGCTGCTGTACAACAACGTGTCCAACTTCGGCCGCCTTGCCTCCACTCTGGTCCACCTGGGTGAGTACCAGGCCGCTGTGGACGGAGCGCGCAAGGCCAACAGCACCCGCACCTGGAAGGAG GTGTGTTTTGCTTGCGTAGAGGGGAAGGAGTTCCGTCTCGCCCAGATGTGCGGCCTACACATCGTCGTCCACGCCGACGAGCTTGAGGAGCTCATCAACTATTACCAG GACCGCGGCTACTTTGAGGAGCTGATCACCATGCTGGAGGCCGCTCTCGGGCTGGAGCGGGCGCACATGGGCATGTTCACCGAGCTGGCCATCCTCTACTCCAAGTTCAAGCCCCAGAAGATGAGGGAGCATCTGGAGCTCTTCTGGTCCCGCGTCAACATTCCAAAG gttctcaGGGCAGCGGAGCAGGCCCACCTCTGGGGGGAGCTGGTGTTCCTCTACGACAAGTACGAGGAGTATGACAACGCCATCATCACCATGATGAGCCACCCGGCCAATGCCTGGAAGGAGGGCCAGTTCAAAGACATCGTCACcaag gtggCCAACGTGGAGCTCTACTACAAAGCCGTCCAGTTTTATCTGGAGTTCAAACCGTTGTTACTCAACGACCTGCTCATCGTCCTCTCGCCGAGACTCGACCACACACGCGCCGTCAACTTCTTCAGCAAG GTGAAACAGCTGCCTCTCGTGAAACCGTACCTCAGGTCTGTCCAGAATCACAACAACAAGTCGGTGAACGAGGCACTGAACAACCTCTTCATCATCGAGGAAGACTATGCG GCGCTGCGTGCTTCCATTGACGCCTACGACAACTTTGACAACATCTCACTGGCCCAGGGCCTGGAGAAGCACGAGCTGATCGAGTTCCGGAGGATCGCGGCCTACCTCTTCAAGGGCAACAACCGCTGGAAACAGAGCGTGGAGCTCTGCAAGAAGGACAAGCTCTACAAG gACGCCATGCAGTACGCGTCCGAGTCCAAAGACATAGAGCTGGCCGAAGAGCTCCTGGCCTGGTTCCTGATGGAGGACAAGAAGGAGTGTTTTGCCGCCTGCCTGTTCACCTGCTACGACCTGCTGCGGCCCGACGTGGTGCTGGAGACCGCCTGGCGACACAACATCATGGACTTCTCCATGCCGTACTTCATCCAGGTCATGAGGGAGTATCTGTCCAAG GTTGAAGCGATAAAGGAAAAG GTGGACAAACTTGAAGCCTCCGAGTCCctgaggaaacaggaggagcaGGCCACGGAGTCTCAGCCCATTGTTTACG gCACCCCCCAGCTCATGCTAACGTCGGGGACCAACGTGGCCGTGCCCCCCCAGCAGCCCTACGGCTACGGCTACACAGCAGCACCCGGCTACACCCAGCCACCGCAGCCCAACTTCGGTTACGGCATGTGA
- the LOC118299485 gene encoding clathrin heavy chain 1 isoform X3 — MAQILPIRFQEHLQLQNLGINPANIGFSTLTMESDKFICIREKVGEQAQVVIIDMADPNNPIRRPISADSAIMNPASKVIALKDAAKTLQIFNIEMKSKMKAHTMTDDVTFWKWISLNTVALVTDNAVYHWSMEGDSQPIKVFDRHSSLAGCQIINYRTDAKQKWLLLIGISAQQNRVVGAMQLYSVDRKVSQPIEGHAAGFAQFKMEGNTEESTLFCFAVRGQAGGKLHIIEVGTPPTGNQPFPKKAVDVFFPPEAQNDFPVAMQISSKQDVVFLITKYGYIHLYDLETGTCIYMNRISGETIFVTAPHEPTAGIIGVNRKGQVLSVCVEEENIIPYITNVLQNPDLALRMAVRNNLAGAEELFARKFNTLFAAGNYSEAAKVAANAPKGILRTPDTIRRFQSVPAQPGQTSPLLQYFGILLDQGQLNKFESLELCRPVLQQGRKQLLEKWLKEDKLECSEELGDLVKSVDPTLALSVYLRANVPNKVIQCFAETGQFQKIVLYAKKVGYTPDWIFLLRNVMRISPEQGLQFSQMLVQDEEPLADITQIVDVFMEYNLIQQCTSFLLDALKNNRPMEGPLQTRLLEMNLVHAPQVADAILGNQMFTHYDRAHVAQLCEKAGLLQRALEHYTDLYDIKRAVVHTHLLNPEWLVNFFGSLSVEDSLECLRAMLSANIRQNLQICVQVASKYHEQLSTQSLTELFESFKSFEGLFYFLGSIVNFSQDPEVHFKYIQAACKTGQIKEVERICRESNCYDPERVKNFLKEAKLTDQLPLIIVCDRFDFVHDLVLYLYRNSLQKYIEIYVQKVNPSRLPVVIGGLLDVDCAEDVIKNLIMVVRGQFSTDELVAEVEKRNRLKLLLPWLEARIHEGCEEPATHNALAKIYIDSNNNPERFLRENPFYDSRVVGKYCEKRDPHLACVAYERGQCDQELIHVCNENSLFKSLSRYLVRRKDPELWASVLLETNNYRRPLIDQVVQTALSETQDPEEVSVTVKAFMTADLPNELIELLEKIVLDNSVFSEHRNLQNLLILTAIKADRTRVMEYINRLDNYDAPDIANIAISNELFEEAFAIFRKFDVNTSAVQVLIEHIGNLDRAYEFAERCNEPPVWSQLAKAQLQKGLVKEAIDSYIKADDPSAYMEVGQAAAQSGNWEDLVKFLQMARKKARESYVETELIFALAKTNRLAELEEFINGPNNAHIQQVGDRCYDDKMYDAAKLLYNNVSNFGRLASTLVHLGEYQAAVDGARKANSTRTWKEVCFACVEGKEFRLAQMCGLHIVVHADELEELINYYQDRGYFEELITMLEAALGLERAHMGMFTELAILYSKFKPQKMREHLELFWSRVNIPKVLRAAEQAHLWGELVFLYDKYEEYDNAIITMMSHPANAWKEGQFKDIVTKVANVELYYKAVQFYLEFKPLLLNDLLIVLSPRLDHTRAVNFFSKVKQLPLVKPYLRSVQNHNNKSVNEALNNLFIIEEDYAALRASIDAYDNFDNISLAQGLEKHELIEFRRIAAYLFKGNNRWKQSVELCKKDKLYKDAMQYASESKDIELAEELLAWFLMEDKKECFAACLFTCYDLLRPDVVLETAWRHNIMDFSMPYFIQVMREYLSKVDKLEASESLRKQEEQATESQPIVYGTPQLMLTSGTNVAVPPQQPYGYGYTAAPGYTQPPQPNFGYGM; from the exons CTGCAAAGACGCTGCAGATCTTCAACATCGAGATGAAGAGCAAGATGAAGGCTCACACCATGACGGATGACGTGACCTTCTGGAAGTGGATCTCGCTCAACACGGTGGCGCTGGTCACGGACAACGCCGTCTACCACTGGAGCATGGAGGGCGACTCCCAGCCGATCAAAGTGTTCGACCGACACTCCAGCCTGGCGGGCTGCCAGATCATCAACTATCGCACCGACGCCAAACAGAAGTGGCTGCTGCTCATCGGCATTTCGGCACAG caaAACCGTGTGGTCGGAGCCATGCAGCTGTACTCGGTGGACAGGAAGGTGTCCCAGCCCATCGAGGGCCACGCCGCCGGCTTCGCCCAGTTCAAGATGGAGGGCAACACCGAGGAGTCGACTCTGTTCTGCTTTGCTGTGCGAGGACAGGCGGGAGGAAAA CTGCATATCATTGAAGTGGGAACTCCGCCCACTGGGAACCAGCCATTTCCAAAGAAAGCTGTGGATGTTTTCTTCCCTCCAGAAGCCCAGAATGATTTTCCTGTTGCCATGCAG ATCAGCTCAAAGCAGGACGTCGTCTTTCTCATCACCAAGTACGGCTACATCCACCTGTACGACCTGGAGACCGGCACCTGCATCTACATGAACAGGATCAGCGGGGAGACCATCTTCGTCACCGCCCCCCACGAGCCAACAGCCGGCATCATCGGAGTCAACAGAAAAGGACAG GTGTTGTCGGTGtgcgtggaggaggagaacatcaTTCCCTACATCACCAACGTGCTCCAGAACCCAGACTTGGCTCTGCGCATGGCCGTCCGCAACAACCTGGCCGGCGCAGAGGAGCTGTTCGCCCGCAAGTTCAACACGCTCTTCGCTGCGGGGAATTACTCTGAAGCCGCCAAGGTGGCGGCCAACGCTCCCAAG GGTATCCTGCGGACCCCGGACACCATCCGTCGGTTCCAGAGCGTTCCGGCTCAGCCGGGCCAGACGTCTCCCCTGCTCCAGTACTTTGGCATCCTGCTGGACCAGGGCCAGCTCAACAAGTTTGAGTCTCTGGAGCTGTGCAGGCCCGTCCTGCAGCAGGGCCGCaagcagctgctggagaagtGGCTGAAAGAAGACAAG CTCGAGTGCTCCGAGGAGCTCGGCGACTTGGTGAAGTCCGTCGATCCCACTCTCGCCCTCAGCGTCTACCTCCGAGCCAACGTCCCCAACAAGGTTATCCAGTGCTTCGCGGAGACCGGTCAATTCCAGAAGATTGTCCTCTACGCCAAGAAG gTGGGCTACACTCCAGACTGGATCTTCCTGCTCAGGAACGTGATGCGGATCAGCCCGGAGCAGGGACTCCAGTTCTCTCAGATGCTGGTTCAGGACGAAGAGCCACTCGCTGACAtcacacag ATTGTTGACGTGTTCATGGAGTACAACCTGATCCAGCAGTGCACATCCTTCCTGCTTGACGCCCTGAAGAACAACAGACCCATGGAGGGGCCACTGCAGACACGCCTGCTGGAAATGAACCTGGTCCACGCACCACAG GTTGCAGATGCCATCCTGGGCAACCAGATGTTCACCCACTATGACCGTGCACATGTGGCCCAGCTGTGTGAGAAGGCCGGTCTCCTGCAGAGGGCGCTGGAACACTACACCGACCTGTACGACATCAAGCGCGCTGTGGTGCACACGCACCTGCTCAACCCAGAG tggTTGGTGAACTTCTTTGGCTCCTTGTCGGTGGAGGACTCTCTGGAGTGTCTGAGGGCCATGCTGTCGGCCAACATTCGCCAGAACCTACAGATCTGCGTGCAAGTGGCCTCCAAGTACCACGAGCAGCTCAGCACTCAGTCGCTCACGGAACTCTTTGAGTCGTTCAAAAGTTTTGAGG gttTGTTCTACTTCCTGGGTTCCATTGTGAACTTCAGCCAGGATCCAGAGGTCCACTTCAAATACATCCAGGCCGCCTGCAAGACTGGCCAGATcaaagaggtggagagaatCTGCCGAGAGAGCAACTGTTACGACCCCGAGCGCGTGAAGAACTTCCTCAAG GAAGCCAAGCTGACCGACCAGCTGCCTCTGATCATCGTGTGCGATCGCTTTGACTTTGTCCACGACCTAGTGCTGTACCTGTACCGCAACAGCCTGCAGAAGTACATCGAGATATACGTGCAGAAG GTGAACCCGAGCCGTCTGCCCGTCGTCATTGGAGGGTTGCTGGATGTCGACTGTGCCGAGGACGTGATTAAGAACCTGATCATGGTGGTGAGAGGACAGTTCTCCACGGATGAACTGGTTGCTGAAGTGGAGAAAAGAAATCG actgaagctgctgctgccgtggtTGGAGGCTCGCATTCACGAAGGTTGCGAGGAGCCCGCCACCCACAACGCTCTGGCCAAGATCTACAtcgacagcaacaacaacccgGAGCGCTTCCTGCGGGAGAACCCCTTCTACGACAGCCGCGTGGTGGGGAAGTACTGCGAGAAGAGGGACCCCCACCTGGCCTGCGTGGCCTACGAGCGAGGACAGTGTGACCAGGAGCTGATCCAC GTCTGCAATGAGAACTCGCTGTTCAAGAGTCTGTCCCGCTACCTTGTTCGCCGCAAGGACCCCGAGTTGTGGGCCAGTGTGCTGCTGGAGACCAACAACTACAGGAGACCCCTCATCGACCAG GTCGTCCAGACGGCCTTGTCCGAGACCCAGGATCCAGAGGAGGTGTCCGTCACCGTCAAGGCTTTCATGACCGCCGACCTTCCCAACGAGCTCAtcgagctgctggagaagattGTCCTGGACAACTCTGTCTTCAGCGAGCACAG AAACCTCCAGAACTTGCTCATCCTGACGGCCATTAAAGCCGATCGGACGCGTGTCATGGAGTACATCAACCGCCTGGACAACTACGACGCGCCCGACATCGCCAACATCGCCATCAGCAACGAGTTGTTCGAAGAGGCCTTCGCTATTTTCAGAAAATTTGACGTGAACACCTCAGCCGTGCAG GTCTTGATCGAGCACATCGGGAACCTGGACAGAGCTTACGAGTTCGCCGAGCGCTGCAACGAGCCTCCGGTGTGGAGTCAGCTGGCGAAGGCCCAGCTTCAGAAGGGTCTCGTGAAGGAAGCCATCGACTCCTACATCAAGGCCGACGACCCGTCTGCTTACATGGAAGTGGGACAGGCCGCGGCCCAGAGCG gAAACTGGGAGGACCTGGTGAAGTTTCTGCAGATGGCCCGTAAGAAGGCCCGCGAGTCGTACGTGGAGACGGAGTTGATCTTCGCCCTGGCCAAGACCAACCGCCTAGCCGAGCTGGAGGAGTTCATCAACGGACCCAACAACGCTCACATCCAGCAA GTGGGTGACCGGTGCTATGACGACAAGATGTACGACGCGGCCAAGCTGCTGTACAACAACGTGTCCAACTTCGGCCGCCTTGCCTCCACTCTGGTCCACCTGGGTGAGTACCAGGCCGCTGTGGACGGAGCGCGCAAGGCCAACAGCACCCGCACCTGGAAGGAG GTGTGTTTTGCTTGCGTAGAGGGGAAGGAGTTCCGTCTCGCCCAGATGTGCGGCCTACACATCGTCGTCCACGCCGACGAGCTTGAGGAGCTCATCAACTATTACCAG GACCGCGGCTACTTTGAGGAGCTGATCACCATGCTGGAGGCCGCTCTCGGGCTGGAGCGGGCGCACATGGGCATGTTCACCGAGCTGGCCATCCTCTACTCCAAGTTCAAGCCCCAGAAGATGAGGGAGCATCTGGAGCTCTTCTGGTCCCGCGTCAACATTCCAAAG gttctcaGGGCAGCGGAGCAGGCCCACCTCTGGGGGGAGCTGGTGTTCCTCTACGACAAGTACGAGGAGTATGACAACGCCATCATCACCATGATGAGCCACCCGGCCAATGCCTGGAAGGAGGGCCAGTTCAAAGACATCGTCACcaag gtggCCAACGTGGAGCTCTACTACAAAGCCGTCCAGTTTTATCTGGAGTTCAAACCGTTGTTACTCAACGACCTGCTCATCGTCCTCTCGCCGAGACTCGACCACACACGCGCCGTCAACTTCTTCAGCAAG GTGAAACAGCTGCCTCTCGTGAAACCGTACCTCAGGTCTGTCCAGAATCACAACAACAAGTCGGTGAACGAGGCACTGAACAACCTCTTCATCATCGAGGAAGACTATGCG GCGCTGCGTGCTTCCATTGACGCCTACGACAACTTTGACAACATCTCACTGGCCCAGGGCCTGGAGAAGCACGAGCTGATCGAGTTCCGGAGGATCGCGGCCTACCTCTTCAAGGGCAACAACCGCTGGAAACAGAGCGTGGAGCTCTGCAAGAAGGACAAGCTCTACAAG gACGCCATGCAGTACGCGTCCGAGTCCAAAGACATAGAGCTGGCCGAAGAGCTCCTGGCCTGGTTCCTGATGGAGGACAAGAAGGAGTGTTTTGCCGCCTGCCTGTTCACCTGCTACGACCTGCTGCGGCCCGACGTGGTGCTGGAGACCGCCTGGCGACACAACATCATGGACTTCTCCATGCCGTACTTCATCCAGGTCATGAGGGAGTATCTGTCCAAG GTGGACAAACTTGAAGCCTCCGAGTCCctgaggaaacaggaggagcaGGCCACGGAGTCTCAGCCCATTGTTTACG gCACCCCCCAGCTCATGCTAACGTCGGGGACCAACGTGGCCGTGCCCCCCCAGCAGCCCTACGGCTACGGCTACACAGCAGCACCCGGCTACACCCAGCCACCGCAGCCCAACTTCGGTTACGGCATGTGA